A DNA window from Candidatus Protochlamydia naegleriophila contains the following coding sequences:
- a CDS encoding dipeptidase has translation MVTPIPNSLAEMKKLIDQHRTEWLQDYYTFLSFPSISSEPQFKESMQACADWIMNYLKALRFSVELWPTNEHPVIFASNLEAGPDKPTLLIYNHYDVQPVDPLNEWLSDPFNPTLREGEVYARGAQDNKGQCFYVLQALKFYIDQHGKLPLNVKLCIEGEEEMGSAGLSRLLAAKKVPLQSDYVAIVDLGLRDAQIPAVTLGIRGILTMEVEVQGSHTDLHSGSHGGIVINPIHALVSMLASLRDAKGKITVPGFYDNVEEMSLEERSLVSFHLDLADYQNVTGAYPGGGEKDRTALERAWVRPTLEINGIHGGYTGKGFKTVIPAKAFAKLSCRLVPNQNPETIAKLIENHLKEVAPQGIQVRVNIHQGQGKAVRVSSQAQVVKSFSTAFQEVFGVPCEFIFEGASIPIVPELAAACSGEVILLGLGLTTDQIHAPNEHFGVDRLEKGMLIIARAIELLAEHPPKAPLSNN, from the coding sequence ATGGTCACACCCATCCCTAATAGCTTGGCTGAAATGAAGAAGCTCATCGACCAACATCGAACTGAATGGCTTCAAGATTATTACACTTTTTTAAGTTTTCCAAGCATCAGCTCCGAACCTCAGTTTAAAGAATCCATGCAGGCCTGTGCTGACTGGATTATGAATTATTTAAAAGCCCTTCGTTTTTCTGTCGAACTTTGGCCGACGAATGAACATCCCGTTATTTTTGCATCTAACTTAGAAGCCGGACCCGATAAACCGACCCTGCTCATTTACAATCACTACGATGTTCAGCCAGTCGATCCTCTCAATGAATGGCTATCCGATCCCTTTAATCCAACTCTTAGGGAAGGGGAAGTATATGCAAGAGGCGCTCAGGACAATAAAGGACAGTGTTTTTACGTTCTGCAAGCCTTAAAATTCTATATCGACCAGCATGGCAAGCTTCCCCTTAATGTCAAGCTTTGTATCGAAGGGGAAGAAGAGATGGGCAGTGCCGGACTCTCTCGCCTACTCGCTGCAAAAAAAGTTCCTTTACAATCTGATTATGTGGCGATTGTCGATTTAGGCCTGCGCGATGCACAGATCCCAGCCGTTACGCTCGGGATCCGAGGCATCCTGACCATGGAAGTTGAAGTCCAAGGTTCTCATACAGATCTCCATTCAGGCTCACATGGCGGCATTGTCATCAATCCCATTCATGCCTTAGTAAGCATGCTTGCCTCCTTGCGAGACGCTAAAGGAAAAATCACAGTTCCTGGTTTTTACGACAACGTCGAAGAAATGTCTTTAGAAGAGCGTTCTTTAGTCTCTTTCCACCTTGATCTAGCAGACTATCAAAACGTGACCGGCGCCTATCCTGGAGGCGGAGAAAAAGACCGTACGGCTTTAGAACGAGCTTGGGTAAGGCCAACTCTTGAAATTAATGGCATTCATGGCGGCTATACAGGCAAAGGTTTTAAAACGGTGATTCCTGCCAAAGCTTTTGCAAAACTCTCCTGCAGGCTCGTTCCCAATCAAAATCCTGAAACAATCGCCAAACTGATCGAAAATCATTTAAAAGAAGTCGCCCCCCAAGGAATTCAAGTGCGCGTCAATATTCATCAAGGGCAAGGAAAGGCTGTGAGAGTAAGCTCGCAGGCACAAGTCGTTAAATCTTTTTCCACCGCTTTCCAAGAAGTCTTTGGAGTGCCTTGCGAATTTATATTTGAGGGAGCATCGATTCCCATTGTCCCCGAATTAGCAGCCGCATGCAGTGGTGAAGTCATCCTGCTTGGGCTTGGATTGACAACGGATCAAATCCACGCACCCAATGAACATTTTGGAGTGGACCGCCTTGAAAAAGGAATGCTCATCATAGCAAGAGCCATTGAATTACTGGCCGAGCACCCACCAAAAGCACCTCTGAGCAATAATTAA